Genomic DNA from Candidatus Nitronereus thalassa:
TCATGTTCTCGCTTAGGAAAATTTTCCTTAAAAATTTCCGCTATGAGAGCATCCATTTTATGGGATGGATGCTGAATGTAAGGAGCTGTCATCGTAAAGAGCCTTCCATGAGGTGTTCTCTGTAGTCCAGAATCTACCATGAGTGTCTCCATCATGATGTCAGATATTGGGACCTTGGGGTGCTCTGAGGCGCGGAACAAATTTATTCGCAAATCAAGCTCACGAAGTTTTTCAACCTGATACAACTCCAGACCTGAATCAGTTGATAAACTAAATAACTCTTGTCCTACGGAAATGACCGGCCATGCCATGAACAGGATGAGGCTGATCACTAACGTCGAGAAAATCGAAGTTCTAGATCGGTAAAGTGTCGTAGTCGTTGTGGTGTTCATGATGATTGATCTCCATCTCTGTCCGTAATTGAATCGGGCTGTTCCTCAGATTTGTTCAAGAGTTTATTGGCTTTGTCTAATGTTTCCCTAGCTTTTTTACAAAGTTCGTGGGCATATGAATGACAGGAGTGAGTGGATCTTTCCATTTCCTGTTCATTATTATCTTTGTTCATCAACTATCCTTCCATCGTATTACCGGATTTCATCAGACCTGCTATCCCCTGTCTCACCTCAGAAGGAAAACAAGGTAAATCCATCCTTGCCAAGGGGGTTGGGTAACGGTGCCCAAGAACCTGCCTGTGTGTATTCCGAACCCAAGAGGAGTCCCTCGATCGGTCTTGGGCTAGGACTGATATTTTGGATCGGCGCGTTTTTTAACAATGGTGTTTGGGTCGCCAGCCAATCATTTCCTTTTATGGAATTTTTTTTCATGGTTTGGGCCATCTGATTTTCTTGAGACAGACCTTGGCCGAGAAATACCCTCCACTCTTGAGCCAGCACGGATGAGACATTGAGAAAGATTGTCGCCGTGATGATTAGGGCTGTGAAGTATGAGGTTGTATGTTTCATGGTGTTGCTCCTCGGTTTGATGTTCGAGCCACGTTTCATACCCTAGTTAGAGCAATCACAATGCCAAAAAGATCAAAAACCAAAAAACGGAATAAATGTCTTTACAAATAACAAGTTGCAAGAATGGGGCAACAAGAGATCGCAGGAGAAACCTTTGTGGCCTCTGTGATACTTCGTGGCCCGTGAAATGCCGTAGCAAAATTTCGTTGAATTATAGAAATTGTCGCCGCAGCACCTCACTCGCCAACGCGAACCCGTTCCCTACCTTTGTAGCCTTCGGTGGAATGGGCTCGGCTGGGCCAGCTACTGTCTTTTTCGGGCTGGGCAAGTAAGGGGAATGAAGAGACAGGATTCTTGGATATTGATTTAGGACGGTTAAGATCGTGCAGCTACGGGTAGGGGAAGGAATTAAAGGAAGGACGGAAAACTGTATCTACAGTGGGAGTGTTGGTTTCTTAATATTCAATTTCTTCATCCGCGAACGAAGAGTGCTGGGGTTCAATCCCAGGATTGACCCCGCACCGCGTTGGCCCTCGATCAGCCAATTGGTGTGTTTAAGAACAACGAGAATATGATCACGCTCGATTTCTTCAAGGGTGGCAAGCCTCCTGGAGACGCCATCACGGTGGCGCGATTTTTCAGATGCGAAGTTCCGGAGTTCAGGAAGGTCATTCATGGTGAGGGCTTCTTCTTGAGCCAAGATCACGGCACGTTCGATCGTATTTTCAAGTTCCCGAACGTTTCCAGGCCAGTGGTAGGCCTCAAACGCATTCATCGCTTCTTGCGAGACAGTATCTATGTGTTTCCCGATTTTGGTTGAAAACTTTTTGAGGAAATGCGCGACCAAAACGCCAATATCTTCTTTTCGATCTCGAAGGGGCGGACTCGTAATGGGGAATACATTGAGTCGGTAATATAAATCTTCACGAAAATTTCCTGTGTTGACCATGTTTGCTAATTCTCGATTGGTGGCTGCAATGACACGAACATTCACTTTAGTAGTGTGGGGATTGCCGAGTCGTTCGAATTCCCCTTCTTGGAGAACCCGTAGGAGCTTAGCTTGCAGGTCAAGAGGCAGTTCGCCAATCTCATCCAAGAAAATAGTGCCCTTGTCGGCCAGTTCAAATCGGCCGATTTTTTTTGCCAATGCCCCCGTGAAAGCGCCTTTCTCGTGACCAAACAATTCGCTTTCAATTAAATTACTTGGTAGGGAAGCGCAATTCACTTTGACCAAAGGGCGGTCGCTTCGCTTGCTGCGGTTGTGCACGGCTCGTGCCAGTAGCTCTTTCCCGGTTCCCGATTCACCGAGAATCAGAACCGAGGCATCCGTAGGCGCGACTTGCTCAATTTGAGCGAGTACCCTCTTCAAGGTTTTTCCCCGGCTTACGATGTCGGCAAAGTTGTGTTCGAGCTGTATTTCTTCTCGGAGATAAGTGTTCTCGGCTTGCAACTGCGCTTTTAATTGCTCGACTTCACTGAGCGCAGTTTGGAGTTCTGCCGTTCGCTCAGCGACCCGTTGTTCGAGGTGCCGTTGAAGAGAGCGGAGTTTGAGATGTGTGGTGACGCGGGCCAGCACTTCTTCGTGTTGTATGGGCTTGGTGACATAATCAACCGCGCCGACTTGAAATCCCTTCACCTTGTCGAGTGTTTCAGCCAAGGCCGTCATAAAGATAACCGGTATATCGTTGGTGGCGGGATCAGCTTTTAGCCGTTGGCATGTCTCAAAGCCATCTAGACCCGGCATCATGACATCCAGTAGGATCAAATCAGGCTGTGTGGAAAACACTTGCTCAATGGCACTTAACCCATCTGTGGCGACAAATACTTCATAGCCCTGCTTGTCAAACACCTGAACTAAGATTTCGAGATTCGTGGGGGTGTCGTCCACCAACAGGATCGATGGTTTGTGAGAGGAAATGAGTGTCATTTTGGTTTGCCTAAGAATGGTTTTAAGAATTCGCCGAGTTGTTTCATTTGGAACGTATGGGCATAGACCTTTAGTTCTTTTGTAAAGTTGGCATATTGAGGGTCCATTTGGTCAATGGCCTCTATCTGTTTTCGAACTTCCAGAATCTGCCCTTTTTTTACCATCTCATACAATGTTTGAAGAACATTGGGTGGAGGGGTCGGTACGGCTCGGTTTTCCTGGGAACTCCTATTGGCCACCGAGCCTTCTGTCGCATATTCCCATGTAACATTCGCATGTTGTTCAAGCGCTTCGAGTAGGTCCTGTTCTCGGATGGGTTTCGATAAGAACGCATTACATCCGACATTAAGGCTTTCCTGGCGGCTGTGGTCGAAGGCGCTGGCGGATAAGGCGATAATGACCGTACTGGAAAATTCAGACATGGCTCGCAAGGCTGAGGTCGCCGCAAGTCCGTCCATGACAGGCATGATGAGGTCCATGAAAATGATGTCAGGATGGTGCCTCTTGGCCAT
This window encodes:
- a CDS encoding sigma-54 dependent transcriptional regulator, with product MTLISSHKPSILLVDDTPTNLEILVQVFDKQGYEVFVATDGLSAIEQVFSTQPDLILLDVMMPGLDGFETCQRLKADPATNDIPVIFMTALAETLDKVKGFQVGAVDYVTKPIQHEEVLARVTTHLKLRSLQRHLEQRVAERTAELQTALSEVEQLKAQLQAENTYLREEIQLEHNFADIVSRGKTLKRVLAQIEQVAPTDASVLILGESGTGKELLARAVHNRSKRSDRPLVKVNCASLPSNLIESELFGHEKGAFTGALAKKIGRFELADKGTIFLDEIGELPLDLQAKLLRVLQEGEFERLGNPHTTKVNVRVIAATNRELANMVNTGNFREDLYYRLNVFPITSPPLRDRKEDIGVLVAHFLKKFSTKIGKHIDTVSQEAMNAFEAYHWPGNVRELENTIERAVILAQEEALTMNDLPELRNFASEKSRHRDGVSRRLATLEEIERDHILVVLKHTNWLIEGQRGAGSILGLNPSTLRSRMKKLNIKKPTLPL